Within the Granulicella sibirica genome, the region AGGCGGAATGCCGTGATAGCGGTCGACGGCTCCCGGTCCTGCGTTATAGGCCGCGAGCGCAAGCGCGATGTCGTCGTGGTAGCGCGTCAGAAGCTGGTCGAGATACGTCGTGCCGCCGGCAACATTCTGTTCGGGGCGAAAGGCGTCCTGCACACCGAGCGAGCTTGCCGTGCCTGGCATCAACTGCATCAGGCCGCGTGCGCCCGTGCGCGAGACGGCGTTCGCGTGGCCCCCAGATTCGGCGTTGACGAGCGAGGCGAGGAGGTCCGTGTCGATGTGGTGCGCGGCTCCGGCCTGGCTGAGAAGGGAATGAAGGCTGGCCGGAGCCGGGGCGGCAAACGCGGGAAGGGGAGAGGAAGGCAGGATCGCCTTCGGCAGATCCGCCAATGGCTCGATCAGCCGGATAGCCTCAGGAGAAACGTCCATGTAACTCGACGGCTCGGCCCCGTTGGCGTTTGCCTCCGTCAGCGGATACAGCCGGACCTTCCCCGAATCAGGAAGCATCTCCCGCCGCAGGCAGTCCAATTCGAACCCGTTGGTCAGTGTGATGTGCTCAGCAGCCCTCGCAACG harbors:
- a CDS encoding lytic transglycosylase domain-containing protein, with translation MLLAATAVIGPVARAAEHITLTNGFELDCLRREMLPDSGKVRLYPLTEANANGAEPSSYMDVSPEAIRLIEPLADLPKAILPSSPLPAFAAPAPASLHSLLSQAGAAHHIDTDLLASLVNAESGGHANAVSRTGARGLMQLMPGTASSLGVQDAFRPEQNVAGGTTYLDQLLTRYHDDIALALAAYNAGPGAVDRYHGIPPYRETRAYVARIITEYNRRKRQALLATAHQP